One Fuerstiella marisgermanici DNA window includes the following coding sequences:
- a CDS encoding ferritin-like domain-containing protein: MELRAFAEQVLLSNTLDEKLVRPNSPITDAAPGEPVRVETPQRPANLQFAPRRTAPAMPKGRAFDDTKKRAVAHHIMANHELQALEVMAMVLLAFPDAPAEFRTGLADVMFDEQRHTKLHANRAAELGISFGDLPMNSYIWTKATEYASVLEYIAGLPLVFEGANLDHTVEFEQYFLEHADTRGAAIMKAIHNDEIRHVEFGMHWLRKLKDPADSDFEAWQKALHWPIRPLHAKGDVFQRDARSAAGMPDEFIDQLRDWADS; the protein is encoded by the coding sequence ATGGAATTGCGAGCGTTCGCGGAGCAGGTGTTGCTTTCCAACACCCTGGACGAAAAACTCGTGCGCCCGAACTCGCCAATCACGGACGCCGCACCGGGCGAACCGGTTCGCGTCGAAACGCCTCAGCGGCCAGCCAACCTGCAGTTCGCCCCGCGCCGCACGGCGCCAGCGATGCCAAAAGGCCGAGCCTTCGACGACACAAAGAAGCGAGCGGTCGCTCACCACATCATGGCGAACCACGAGCTGCAGGCGTTGGAAGTGATGGCGATGGTGCTGCTGGCGTTTCCTGACGCTCCCGCCGAATTTCGAACGGGGCTGGCCGATGTGATGTTTGACGAACAACGGCATACGAAGCTGCACGCCAATCGAGCGGCCGAACTGGGCATCTCATTCGGCGACCTGCCGATGAACAGCTACATCTGGACCAAAGCGACAGAATACGCAAGCGTTTTGGAATACATCGCCGGGCTGCCACTGGTGTTTGAAGGAGCCAATCTCGATCACACGGTGGAATTTGAGCAGTACTTTCTGGAACACGCCGATACTCGCGGAGCAGCGATCATGAAGGCGATTCACAACGACGAAATTCGTCACGTAGAATTCGGCATGCACTGGCTAAGAAAGCTGAAAGACCCGGCTGATTCCGATTTCGAAGCCTGGCAAAAGGCGCTGCACTGGCCCATTCGCCCTCTGCACGCCAAGGGGGACGTCTTTCAACGAGACGCCCGGTCGGCCGCGGGCATGCCGGATGAGTTTATTGATCAGCTTCGGGACTGGGCGGATTCGTGA
- a CDS encoding DUF4331 family protein, protein MKFNTHNLLQLCAIAGFAILAGSTTYAADHLDSPSVGDDGRLDINDLYAFQSPANASNTVLIMTVNPLAGVLSDTTFNSRGTYEFHVDNNGDAVSDLTFNVYFSRPRRGSQNILLLREDGSIAASGKTGQTISVAGGGQLRADLFEDPFFFDLNGFNDGFNFTGDDFFEGQNVTAIVLEIPSSSLNGPNIAVSARTTVGGTQFDRMGRPAINTALIPSARKDEFNASAPVNDFANFGADMQATIEALNGGDSATAAGLTAILLPDLLTFDVTDASGFLNGRGLADDVIDAELGLLTNNAVTGDGVDSNDATFLSVFPYVAAPN, encoded by the coding sequence ATGAAATTCAATACACACAATCTGCTGCAGCTATGCGCCATCGCAGGATTCGCGATCCTTGCCGGTTCAACAACGTACGCCGCTGACCACCTGGATTCGCCATCTGTTGGGGATGACGGGCGACTGGACATCAACGATTTGTATGCGTTTCAGTCTCCCGCAAATGCCAGCAATACGGTCCTGATCATGACCGTGAATCCGCTGGCTGGCGTGTTGAGCGACACCACGTTCAATTCGCGTGGTACCTACGAATTCCACGTGGACAACAATGGCGACGCCGTTTCAGACCTGACCTTTAACGTCTACTTCAGTCGCCCTCGACGAGGGAGCCAAAACATCTTACTGCTGCGTGAAGACGGTAGCATCGCGGCGTCCGGCAAGACCGGGCAGACAATCAGCGTGGCAGGCGGTGGACAATTACGGGCTGACTTATTCGAAGACCCATTCTTCTTCGATCTCAACGGGTTCAACGATGGATTCAACTTCACGGGCGATGACTTTTTCGAAGGTCAGAACGTGACCGCGATCGTTCTTGAGATCCCCAGCAGTTCACTGAACGGGCCCAACATCGCTGTGTCGGCTCGGACTACTGTCGGCGGAACTCAGTTTGATCGCATGGGACGACCGGCGATCAACACGGCCCTGATCCCATCAGCCCGCAAAGACGAATTCAACGCATCGGCTCCCGTGAATGACTTCGCCAACTTTGGAGCCGACATGCAGGCAACCATTGAAGCACTTAACGGGGGCGACTCGGCAACCGCCGCAGGGCTGACTGCAATTCTGTTGCCGGACCTGCTGACATTCGATGTCACGGACGCTTCGGGCTTTTTGAATGGCCGTGGACTGGCGGACGACGTGATCGACGCCGAGTTGGGGTTGCTGACGAACAATGCCGTCACGGGGGACGGAGTCGACTCTAACGACGCCACGTTTCTAAGTGTCTTCCCCTATGTGGCTGCACCGAATTAG
- a CDS encoding sulfatase family protein, with translation MKIFTLLIVLHLLCVAGLPRLDAAETQPNVLLIVSEDNGPELGCYGDSFARTPNLDRLASEGVRFENAFVTYSVCSPSRASFLTGLYSHENGQIGLATHKFSLYRPDTPNIVTLLQAADYRTGLIGKLHVNPESAFPFDFKAIPSANFQRRKDVTAYVAAAEKFWQSADEQPWFLSVNFPDAHLPFLRQAHGRPETVQTGSDVEMLPWVGADSERLREVVADYYNCMARLDDGVGQLLTALQKSGAADNTLVIYIGDHGAQFPRGKGTVYEAGLRIPMIVRWPGQALPGTVRQELVSIIDILPTVLNAVDRPVPGALSGRSLKPLLTDAASVPWREFIFAMTTGSFPGNCFVQHSVRDRRFKLISNPQPGTDNLISRSYLDESHPFAVVSAVRKDERRNVPAPIERAYAVWEKPPRYEFYDLQEDPYEWNNLADSDQHAADKDRLIKALHDFQRRTRDPLSDADNVNAFVQQQLSNRDLKYRRQPNFEWDYVEEFRKWREQKAQ, from the coding sequence ATGAAAATTTTCACGCTTCTTATCGTTCTGCATCTGCTGTGCGTGGCCGGTCTGCCGAGGCTGGATGCCGCAGAAACGCAACCGAACGTGCTGCTGATTGTTTCCGAAGACAACGGGCCGGAACTTGGTTGTTACGGTGATTCGTTCGCCCGCACTCCCAACCTTGATCGGCTGGCGAGCGAAGGGGTTCGCTTTGAGAATGCGTTCGTGACCTATTCCGTCTGCTCGCCGTCCCGAGCGTCTTTTCTGACGGGCCTGTATTCGCACGAGAACGGGCAGATTGGCCTGGCGACGCACAAATTTTCGCTGTATCGGCCTGACACTCCGAATATCGTCACGCTACTGCAGGCGGCAGATTACAGGACCGGGTTGATCGGGAAACTTCACGTCAATCCGGAATCCGCGTTTCCGTTTGACTTCAAGGCCATCCCCTCAGCCAATTTTCAACGCCGCAAAGATGTGACTGCTTACGTGGCCGCTGCTGAAAAATTCTGGCAGAGTGCCGACGAGCAGCCGTGGTTTCTTTCCGTCAATTTTCCCGATGCCCACCTACCGTTCCTTCGGCAGGCTCATGGTCGCCCGGAAACTGTGCAGACCGGCAGCGACGTGGAAATGCTGCCGTGGGTTGGGGCGGATTCGGAACGTCTTCGCGAGGTCGTGGCCGACTACTACAACTGCATGGCCCGCCTCGACGACGGAGTCGGCCAACTTCTGACGGCCCTGCAGAAAAGCGGAGCGGCTGACAACACGCTCGTCATTTACATTGGCGACCATGGTGCTCAGTTTCCGCGAGGCAAGGGAACTGTTTACGAAGCCGGGCTGCGCATTCCCATGATTGTCCGCTGGCCGGGCCAAGCGTTGCCCGGCACCGTGCGGCAGGAACTCGTGTCGATCATCGACATCCTGCCGACAGTACTGAACGCCGTCGACCGCCCTGTTCCTGGCGCGCTATCCGGTCGCTCGCTAAAGCCCCTGCTGACTGACGCCGCGTCAGTTCCCTGGCGCGAGTTCATATTTGCTATGACGACGGGGTCGTTTCCCGGCAACTGCTTTGTTCAGCATTCGGTGCGCGACCGTCGCTTCAAGCTGATCTCGAATCCTCAGCCCGGCACCGACAATCTGATCTCCAGGTCGTACCTGGATGAATCTCATCCGTTTGCGGTGGTCTCCGCCGTCAGGAAAGATGAACGCAGGAACGTGCCTGCGCCAATTGAGCGGGCGTATGCTGTGTGGGAAAAGCCGCCACGATACGAATTCTATGATCTGCAGGAAGACCCGTACGAATGGAACAATCTGGCGGACAGTGACCAACATGCGGCAGACAAAGACCGCCTGATAAAAGCGCTGCACGACTTTCAACGTCGCACACGCGATCCACTTAGCGATGCCGACAACGTGAACGCGTTTGTGCAGCAACAGTTGTCAAACCGCGATCTGAAGTACCGTCGGCAACCGAATTTCGAATGGGACTACGTCGAAGAATTTCGCAAATGGCGAGAGCAAAAGGCCCAATAA
- a CDS encoding class II 3-deoxy-7-phosphoheptulonate synthase produces MNTNWTPDSWQTRIAQQQPVYNDQAAVADVISTLGQLPPLVTAWEVDRLQKQLADAAAGKAFVLQGGDCSESFADCNSTTILRKLKVLIQMSLVLICGSKQRVVRVGRIAGQYAKPRSANTETREGVELPSYRGDIINRSGFTKDEREPNPQLMLRAYERSALTINYIRALSEGGFADLHHPENWDLEFVRNTPGSRKYQQLLESLSDSIRFMEVVSANELDQLSRVDFFTSHEGLHLLHEQALTRQDQRQNGFYNLSTHMPWIGDRTRAIDGAHVEYFRGIKNPIGVKVGNTIAGDELIDLVKVLNPENAPGRLTLIHRFGAEKIAGRLPMLINAVQQSNLNVLWSCDPMHGNTQATRNGYKTRSFDEITSEILTAFRIHKECDSRLSGIHLELTGEDVTECVGGPANLTESDLHRDYRSQVDPRLNYEQAMEIAFLLSEEMK; encoded by the coding sequence ATGAATACAAACTGGACACCCGATTCGTGGCAAACCCGGATCGCTCAACAACAGCCCGTTTACAACGACCAGGCGGCCGTCGCAGATGTGATCTCGACGCTTGGCCAGCTTCCACCGCTTGTCACGGCGTGGGAAGTCGACCGGCTGCAAAAGCAACTGGCCGATGCGGCGGCTGGAAAAGCCTTCGTGCTGCAGGGCGGCGACTGCTCCGAAAGTTTCGCCGACTGCAATTCGACAACCATTCTGCGGAAGCTGAAGGTGTTGATTCAGATGAGCCTCGTGCTGATCTGCGGTTCGAAGCAGCGAGTCGTCCGCGTTGGCCGGATTGCCGGCCAGTACGCAAAGCCGCGCTCGGCCAACACGGAAACGCGCGAAGGTGTGGAGCTGCCCAGTTATCGTGGCGACATCATCAATCGCAGCGGCTTCACCAAAGATGAACGCGAACCAAACCCGCAACTGATGCTGCGAGCCTACGAACGATCGGCGCTGACGATCAACTACATTCGCGCGCTAAGTGAAGGCGGATTCGCGGATCTGCATCACCCGGAGAACTGGGATCTGGAGTTCGTCCGCAACACGCCCGGTTCTCGCAAGTACCAGCAGTTGCTCGAATCACTCAGCGATTCCATCCGCTTTATGGAAGTCGTATCGGCCAACGAACTGGACCAACTTAGCCGAGTCGATTTCTTCACGTCCCACGAAGGGTTGCACCTGCTACACGAGCAGGCTCTCACTCGGCAGGACCAGCGGCAAAACGGCTTCTACAATCTCAGCACGCACATGCCGTGGATCGGCGACCGCACGCGCGCAATTGATGGAGCTCACGTGGAATACTTCCGCGGCATCAAGAACCCGATCGGCGTGAAGGTCGGCAATACAATCGCGGGCGACGAGCTGATCGACCTCGTGAAAGTTCTGAACCCGGAAAACGCGCCGGGCCGGCTGACGCTGATCCACCGCTTCGGAGCGGAAAAAATAGCGGGACGTCTGCCGATGCTGATTAATGCCGTGCAGCAGTCAAACCTGAATGTGTTGTGGAGTTGCGATCCGATGCATGGCAACACTCAGGCAACTCGCAACGGGTACAAGACTCGTTCATTCGACGAAATCACGTCGGAAATCCTCACCGCTTTTCGCATCCATAAAGAATGCGACAGTCGGTTGAGCGGCATACATCTTGAGCTAACCGGAGAAGACGTGACCGAATGCGTCGGTGGCCCGGCCAACCTGACAGAATCCGACTTACATCGAGACTACCGTAGCCAGGTAGATCCTCGACTGAATTACGAACAGGCGATGGAAATTGCCTTCCTGCTGTCCGAAGAGATGAAGTAA
- a CDS encoding 2,3-bisphosphoglycerate-independent phosphoglycerate mutase, with product MTDIHKLTRKLQRKNDSKIILYVGDGLGGLPLEPGGKTELETAKTPNLDALAQRGSLGMSIPVLPGIAPGSGPGHLGLFGYDPLQYDIGRGVLEALGIDFELGPDDVAIRGNFCTVDGDGNITDRRAGRIGNDVGAPLCEKLNKITIPGVEVFVQHVKEYRLVIVFRGAGLGGNVNDTDPQRTGVPPLAPKGEDEASEKTAEICAEFLRQAAEVLKDDAPANLLTMRGIAKMPPIPTFEEVYGTKAAAIAVYPMYRGLARLVGMDILDAGQTLDDQMKCLEQNWNEYDFFFVHFKYTDSTGEDGNFDAKVQRTEELDTAIPKMTVLKPDVIIVTGDHSTPAKMKAHSGHPVPTLLASDSCRFDGSKEFGESACRVGELGIFESKYLMLQALAHAGRLEKYGA from the coding sequence ATGACAGACATTCACAAACTCACCCGCAAACTGCAACGCAAAAACGATTCGAAAATCATCCTGTATGTCGGCGACGGACTCGGCGGACTGCCGCTGGAACCGGGCGGAAAAACGGAACTGGAAACCGCAAAAACGCCGAATCTGGATGCACTGGCACAGCGAGGTTCACTGGGCATGAGCATCCCCGTGCTGCCCGGAATCGCTCCAGGCAGCGGACCGGGGCATTTGGGTCTGTTCGGCTACGATCCGCTGCAGTACGACATCGGTCGCGGTGTGCTGGAAGCATTGGGCATCGACTTTGAACTCGGCCCTGACGACGTCGCCATCCGCGGCAATTTTTGCACAGTCGACGGCGACGGCAACATCACTGATCGTCGAGCAGGTCGCATCGGGAACGATGTCGGTGCTCCTCTGTGCGAGAAGCTGAACAAGATTACGATTCCCGGCGTGGAAGTCTTCGTACAGCACGTCAAGGAATACCGTCTGGTGATTGTGTTCCGTGGTGCCGGGTTAGGCGGCAATGTGAACGACACAGACCCGCAGCGAACCGGCGTTCCACCGTTGGCTCCGAAAGGCGAAGACGAGGCATCCGAGAAGACGGCCGAAATTTGTGCGGAGTTTCTGCGACAGGCGGCGGAAGTCCTGAAGGATGACGCTCCGGCCAATCTGCTGACGATGCGTGGCATCGCCAAAATGCCACCGATCCCGACTTTCGAAGAAGTTTACGGAACAAAAGCGGCCGCCATCGCGGTCTACCCGATGTACCGCGGACTGGCTCGACTGGTGGGCATGGACATTCTGGATGCCGGGCAGACGCTGGATGACCAGATGAAGTGCCTGGAACAGAATTGGAACGAATACGACTTCTTCTTCGTTCACTTTAAGTACACAGACAGCACGGGCGAAGACGGCAATTTTGATGCAAAGGTTCAGCGCACGGAAGAGCTGGACACGGCGATTCCAAAGATGACCGTCCTGAAGCCGGACGTGATCATCGTGACGGGCGACCACAGTACTCCCGCCAAAATGAAGGCGCACAGTGGACATCCGGTACCAACGCTGTTGGCGTCGGACAGCTGTCGGTTTGATGGGTCGAAAGAGTTTGGTGAATCCGCTTGTCGAGTGGGCGAGTTAGGAATCTTCGAATCGAAATATCTGATGCTTCAGGCGTTGGCTCATGCGGGGCGGCTGGAGAAATACGGAGCGTAG
- a CDS encoding cytochrome c → MFAAPVFADDAVQPPDSAVAPATELEHLHQVSRRILSGSEPHSSAAFRYLKAAGVTTIVSVDGAKPLVAAAKAEGLHYVHIPIGYDGIPESAKLSLLRVLRDTQGGIYIHCHHGKHRGPAAAAMACQLEGSVDHDRALQILKQAGTSPDYAGLWRDVREFEMPPADAKLPELVETAKVESMASAMAVLSRHFDNLKSIQQADWKTPAKHPDLVPVAEALLVAENLHESNRNLSHGYDQQFRDWLKKSETQAQRLHAAVKSGDDMAAGRTMKSLQQSCRQCHESYRN, encoded by the coding sequence ATGTTCGCGGCGCCGGTCTTTGCTGACGACGCCGTCCAGCCTCCGGATTCAGCAGTCGCGCCCGCCACTGAACTCGAACACCTGCACCAGGTTTCCAGGCGCATTCTCTCCGGCAGTGAACCTCATTCATCTGCAGCATTCCGTTACCTCAAGGCCGCCGGAGTTACAACAATCGTCAGTGTTGACGGGGCGAAGCCACTTGTCGCCGCGGCAAAAGCTGAGGGACTGCACTACGTGCACATTCCTATCGGTTACGACGGTATACCGGAGAGCGCCAAGCTGTCGCTGCTGCGAGTCCTTCGAGACACACAAGGGGGCATCTACATTCACTGTCATCACGGCAAACACCGAGGTCCGGCGGCCGCGGCGATGGCCTGCCAGCTGGAAGGTTCAGTGGATCACGATCGAGCTTTGCAGATCTTGAAGCAAGCGGGAACCAGCCCGGACTACGCGGGACTCTGGCGCGACGTACGCGAATTCGAAATGCCGCCTGCCGATGCCAAACTTCCGGAACTGGTGGAAACCGCAAAGGTTGAATCCATGGCATCTGCGATGGCCGTGTTGAGTCGTCACTTCGACAACTTGAAGTCCATCCAGCAAGCCGACTGGAAAACGCCCGCCAAACACCCGGACCTTGTTCCCGTGGCAGAGGCTCTGCTGGTGGCGGAGAACCTTCACGAATCCAACCGCAATCTGAGCCATGGCTATGACCAACAGTTTCGCGACTGGTTAAAAAAATCAGAAACACAGGCTCAGCGACTTCACGCCGCCGTTAAATCGGGCGACGACATGGCGGCCGGCCGGACGATGAAATCTTTGCAGCAGAGTTGCCGCCAGTGCCATGAATCGTATCGCAACTGA
- a CDS encoding alkaline phosphatase family protein produces MPKLFLLGIDGLPRWMWQQFADSGVMPNSKALLSSGTLVPMKSAMPEVSSAAWASIVTGEDSGGHNVYGFTDLIDGSYTLAFTSSRTFRAKPFWQREGAGPSLIMNVPQTYPAQPLDGMLVSGFVALDLNKAVYPAEQLPWLEDLGYSVDADMSLIEKGKADFVAELHKVMKIRCDALHHHWDREDWQQIMFVLTGTDRLNHYLWEDYEDTSSPHHQAYLDFYHEVDAQIGRILGRLDDNTTIAAVSDHGFAAQKMSVNLNCLLSQNGYLQLRESNRPSYIDMLPETRAFAMDPGRIYLHREGRYPNGAVKAEEAEELLGKLTNFLLTTEVNGQKIADEVHRGPDIYHGQFAHRAPDLVVLPAKDVALSGRMNLTEVIESTPINGKHTYTESSFFVRGNNLGQIPTDMKVENVLDVILPQAQAVRRAA; encoded by the coding sequence ATGCCGAAACTCTTTCTACTCGGAATCGATGGCTTGCCGCGCTGGATGTGGCAGCAGTTTGCTGATTCGGGCGTCATGCCCAATAGCAAAGCGCTGTTATCGTCCGGAACTCTGGTACCGATGAAGTCGGCGATGCCGGAGGTTTCTTCGGCAGCGTGGGCGTCGATCGTCACCGGCGAAGATTCCGGCGGACACAACGTCTACGGGTTCACCGATTTGATCGATGGCAGCTACACGCTCGCCTTCACGTCATCTCGTACGTTTCGAGCCAAACCGTTCTGGCAGCGAGAAGGCGCCGGGCCGTCTCTGATCATGAACGTGCCTCAAACCTACCCCGCTCAACCGCTGGATGGCATGCTGGTCAGTGGCTTTGTGGCTCTGGACTTGAATAAGGCCGTTTATCCCGCAGAACAACTCCCATGGCTGGAAGATCTGGGCTATTCCGTCGACGCCGACATGTCATTGATCGAAAAAGGAAAAGCGGATTTCGTCGCCGAACTGCACAAGGTGATGAAGATTCGTTGCGATGCATTGCACCACCATTGGGACCGAGAAGACTGGCAGCAGATAATGTTTGTGCTGACCGGAACTGATCGACTGAACCACTATCTGTGGGAAGACTACGAAGACACTTCTTCGCCACATCACCAGGCGTATTTGGATTTCTATCACGAGGTCGATGCTCAGATTGGCCGAATTCTGGGACGACTTGACGACAACACAACGATCGCAGCCGTTTCCGATCATGGCTTTGCGGCTCAGAAGATGAGCGTCAACCTGAACTGCCTGCTGTCGCAGAATGGCTACCTGCAATTGCGAGAATCCAATCGTCCGTCTTACATCGACATGCTTCCGGAAACGCGAGCTTTCGCGATGGACCCGGGCCGTATCTACCTTCATCGAGAAGGCCGCTACCCCAACGGGGCTGTCAAAGCCGAGGAAGCGGAAGAGCTGCTCGGCAAGCTCACCAACTTCCTGCTCACCACGGAAGTGAATGGCCAGAAAATTGCCGACGAAGTTCACCGAGGCCCCGACATCTATCACGGCCAATTCGCTCACCGAGCCCCCGACCTGGTTGTGCTGCCCGCCAAAGACGTCGCTTTGTCCGGTCGTATGAATCTGACCGAAGTCATCGAATCAACGCCGATTAACGGCAAGCACACCTACACCGAATCATCGTTCTTCGTGCGAGGCAACAACCTCGGGCAGATCCCGACCGACATGAAGGTGGAAAACGTACTTGATGTGATCCTGCCGCAGGCACAAGCCGTACGCAGGGCGGCTTAG
- a CDS encoding MBL fold metallo-hydrolase encodes MLENLPLQSVKHKALTIEGYSRAAVQSYWRVPELKLGFDLGGSPWAFMGTQTFFVTHAHLDHLAAMPVYVARRRMMKMEPPTIYLPEEVVENVEKMLRAWQRLDRGRMLCEIVPVKDGDVIELSREHTVRVFKTKHTVPSVGFIVYDSRRKLKDEYHGLSGTEIRDLRFSGTEVTQEFLTPLVCYTGDTAPAGLDAHPDVMKAQILITEMTFFRPEHRKQKIHKFGHMHLDDILDRADKFENELIILSHLSTRTHEAQARHALRVRMPEELQKRVKLWC; translated from the coding sequence ATGCTCGAAAACCTTCCGCTGCAATCCGTCAAACACAAAGCTCTCACCATCGAAGGGTACTCGCGCGCGGCGGTGCAGAGTTACTGGCGAGTGCCGGAACTGAAACTGGGCTTCGACCTGGGCGGCAGTCCGTGGGCCTTCATGGGAACTCAAACGTTTTTCGTGACGCACGCTCACCTCGATCACCTGGCCGCCATGCCCGTGTATGTGGCTCGCCGCCGCATGATGAAAATGGAGCCGCCAACGATCTACCTGCCGGAAGAAGTGGTGGAGAACGTCGAAAAGATGCTACGCGCCTGGCAGCGGCTGGATCGAGGTCGCATGCTATGTGAAATCGTCCCGGTCAAGGACGGCGATGTCATCGAGCTGTCTCGCGAACACACGGTGCGAGTCTTCAAGACCAAACACACCGTGCCATCCGTCGGTTTCATCGTTTACGATTCTCGCCGCAAGCTGAAAGACGAATACCACGGGCTGTCAGGTACCGAAATTCGTGACCTGAGATTCAGCGGCACGGAGGTGACTCAGGAATTTCTGACACCGTTGGTCTGCTACACAGGCGACACCGCCCCAGCTGGCCTGGACGCTCACCCGGACGTCATGAAGGCTCAAATCCTGATTACGGAAATGACATTCTTTCGCCCGGAACACCGCAAGCAAAAGATCCACAAGTTCGGCCACATGCACCTGGACGACATTCTGGACCGAGCGGACAAGTTCGAAAACGAACTGATTATCCTCAGCCACCTCAGCACCCGAACCCACGAAGCTCAGGCCCGCCATGCGCTCCGCGTTCGAATGCCTGAGGAACTGCAGAAGCGGGTTAAGCTTTGGTGTTGA
- a CDS encoding TylF/MycF/NovP-related O-methyltransferase: MSALKTSVKRAFRTFGFRVNRVPKSTSLAYEDLFPFATYSPWNVDEAFINAFDQIQSHTLVDKYRCYELWQLTEQASKLPEGAILEVGVWRGGTGALIATQAQACGITDNVYLCDTFTGVVKATAMDETYGGGEHADTSPELVTELARDMQLMNVEILQGIFPEDTGHEIGDQTFRLCHIDVDVYQSAKEIGQWVWDRLVPGGIVVYDDYGFQACDGVLKCVEEQRSLKDRIVLHNLNGHAVVVKVS, translated from the coding sequence ATGAGTGCTCTTAAAACATCCGTGAAGCGCGCGTTTCGGACATTTGGCTTTCGAGTCAATCGGGTTCCGAAAAGTACGTCGTTGGCTTACGAAGATCTGTTTCCGTTTGCCACGTATTCGCCGTGGAACGTCGATGAAGCGTTCATCAACGCCTTCGATCAGATTCAGTCTCACACTCTGGTCGACAAGTATCGTTGTTACGAACTCTGGCAACTGACAGAACAGGCGTCGAAGCTGCCTGAAGGCGCCATTCTGGAAGTTGGCGTCTGGCGCGGCGGCACCGGAGCGTTGATTGCCACGCAGGCTCAGGCGTGCGGCATCACAGACAATGTTTACCTGTGTGACACATTCACTGGTGTCGTCAAAGCCACCGCCATGGACGAAACGTACGGCGGTGGTGAACACGCCGATACGTCGCCTGAACTCGTGACCGAGCTGGCTCGTGACATGCAGTTGATGAACGTCGAAATCCTGCAGGGCATTTTTCCGGAAGACACCGGTCACGAAATCGGAGACCAGACGTTTCGATTGTGCCACATTGATGTCGACGTGTATCAGTCGGCGAAGGAAATTGGCCAATGGGTCTGGGACCGTTTGGTTCCTGGCGGCATTGTTGTTTACGACGACTACGGATTTCAGGCATGCGATGGCGTGCTGAAGTGCGTGGAAGAACAGCGGTCGCTGAAAGACCGCATAGTGCTGCACAACCTGAACGGCCATGCGGTGGTGGTGAAGGTGAGTTGA
- a CDS encoding endonuclease/exonuclease/phosphatase family protein, with translation MNTHFLAWWNVENLFSMKSDPDRSEKLERALGKELDGWTATVLNKKLKQLASIIGQMNGGNGPDILGVCEVESKNVLEKLIDELPDLGRSYKTVHADTQDGRGIDVAFIYDSKKYEVVSEEIFNHFILRRNATRDILQVSFKTKPDGNKLVLMGNHWPSRRGGELESEPYRIMAAETLAYFHERTIAIDGKDQAVVVMGDFNDEPFNRSLVAYALSERVERRVKSKRSRNPYLLNLTWDLIGQGEGTHFYDGTPGMLDQILVNRPVLRDDSPFEVDPSTVQILKFPEMTGRSGVPKRFGRPSSASTFDDTGFSDHFPIAVVLSER, from the coding sequence ATGAACACTCATTTTTTGGCCTGGTGGAATGTCGAGAATCTGTTTTCAATGAAAAGCGACCCCGACCGCTCAGAGAAACTGGAGCGGGCTCTGGGCAAAGAACTGGATGGCTGGACAGCTACGGTTCTGAACAAGAAGCTCAAGCAACTCGCATCCATCATTGGGCAAATGAACGGTGGCAACGGGCCTGACATCCTGGGCGTTTGTGAGGTGGAAAGTAAGAACGTTCTGGAAAAGCTGATTGACGAATTACCTGACCTGGGACGCAGCTACAAGACTGTCCACGCAGACACTCAAGACGGGCGCGGCATCGACGTTGCGTTCATTTACGACAGCAAGAAATACGAAGTCGTTTCGGAAGAGATTTTCAATCACTTCATCCTGCGACGAAACGCGACTCGCGACATTCTGCAGGTCAGCTTCAAAACAAAACCCGATGGCAACAAGCTGGTGCTGATGGGAAACCACTGGCCATCGCGACGCGGCGGCGAACTGGAATCGGAACCGTATCGCATCATGGCGGCAGAAACGCTGGCGTACTTCCATGAGCGCACCATCGCAATCGACGGCAAAGACCAGGCGGTTGTTGTGATGGGTGACTTCAACGACGAGCCCTTTAACCGTTCACTGGTTGCGTACGCACTTTCCGAACGAGTTGAACGGCGAGTCAAATCGAAGCGATCCAGGAACCCGTACCTTTTAAACCTCACATGGGATCTGATCGGACAGGGCGAAGGCACTCATTTCTACGACGGGACACCGGGCATGCTCGATCAAATTCTGGTCAACCGTCCCGTCCTGCGAGATGATTCGCCATTTGAAGTTGACCCGTCGACGGTCCAGATTCTGAAGTTCCCGGAGATGACCGGCCGATCCGGAGTGCCAAAACGCTTTGGCCGACCGTCGTCCGCAAGCACGTTCGATGACACCGGATTTAGCGATCACTTTCCCATTGCGGTCGTGTTGAGCGAACGATGA